From the Ciona intestinalis chromosome 2, KH, whole genome shotgun sequence genome, one window contains:
- the LOC100175557 gene encoding uncharacterized protein LOC100175557 yields the protein MTVTYTHEVANARLSGFSSLLVRWKGSVYKLFYKEFLIFITLYTILTVVYRALLHGESKVYFEKLCLQFQSYTDLIPISFVLGFYVTLIVGRWWSQLEHLPFPDSIMLLIGANVHGNDDRGQVTRRTLMRYINMAQVLMYRCVSTAVYKRFPTMEHVVAAGIMTKSEHSVYENVKTENLKYWVPFMWFTNLLSKLRQEGRIYDDMTYKVILEELNKYRVHCGSLVNYDWVSVPLVYTQVVTVAVYMFFVSTLLSRQYLDPDMNYSGHEVDLYVPIFTICQFFFYMGWLKVAEQLINPFGEDDDDFEVNWCIDRNLEISMLAVDQMYSKHPKLERDLYWGVPNPDVPYTAASANHKVDPFMGSTFDMRLAKEDVQIPENRMERLVEQSDLMQQTNDDKSKQISKNASTNNKFDNLRLLRRRFQFDSDTTPLMTPNINPTSEQSPSDSSEDEAGSMTSPEIGRDDDQSAKEDIVTSESEDETVNKESEKDEQKLLISEKSVDISSMQNIDKLVVNNELQKEEATVEPEKKQPVRDERKVNALPNTTTHNKSRKIPKKRVPPLPGAKVGAEQKHVLKPPAIHRIPADSDRENAQKRIYLAAKRKRSKNFVPPHRRQQQRRGYNNKIWLGPSRLFRDSIASPDTGSMFSETDVASNPANDSPFGSLMSFGTSIPSPKQLRWAFRSRTRNLDGEVTSLTSSMPSPSGNEGGGTDMMPSLSRPPLLELPAYPAVVTEHIESRRAAFQTNSNVATAEIEPMMPFTDNLRRRLQVLPNPGSPAAGSPLANRVWDTRPVMENSNLLMIAEESVRPSFDTRKRKEATKLPPTGTNAIGIRQHLIDLTSKIEPKKKIANLKSESGNSSSSSGEKPRGKRARNPNEGPEVDVRGLRRNSNSFWSVIKTWKNKRKERKPSDEQQKFMAENSAVTAGPPLGLFVKRSLSKSEEGLCGRKNSSITTPFDSMVTWENEMNSSFHKFQPGIARPSFLPIHPFTDSNNNKEPATYDGYPLTTQLFLQPSKSESCLDSKSVSAQPSPNAMADTSRKTQDVDTKVGVHYCEACRDELKCVKSKEETEDHLITIDKQNLEVVKNKEKESVAGNIIQNNEQEQDLLELSSDEKSEKGDVDSTLCLEKESVNWEIGSNELVLKSNDSSCAHKLRYLSARCGTEKLFFIYSAKVFLFSFCSDFRIL from the exons ATGACAGTAACATACACGCACGAAGTTGCGAATGCGAGACTTTCTGGATTTTCCAGCTTGTTGGTGCGGTGGAAGGGGagtgtttataaacttttttacaa GGAATTTCTTATCTTCATCACACTGTACACGATTCTCACTGTGGTCTACCGAGCTTTATTGCATGGAGAAAGCAAAGTTTACTTCGAAAAGTTGTGTTTACAGTTCCAAAGCTACACCGACTTGATACCCATTAGCTTCGTGTTAG GGTTTTACGTTACACTGATCGTCGGGCGCTGGTGGTCCCAGCTTGAGCATTTACCTTTTCCTGATTCAAttatgttgttaattggtGCGAATGTACATGGCAATGACGACAGGGGACAAGTCACACGGCGAACTCTTATGCGTTATATAAATATGGCCCAGGTTCTCATGTACAGATGCGTATCAACCGCTGTGTATAAAAGGTTCCCGACCATGGAACATGTAGTCGCTGCAG GCATCATGACCAAGAGTGAGCACAGCGTTTACGAAAACGTCAAAACGGAGAACTTAAAGTACTGGGTGCCGTTTATGTGGTTCACTAATTTATTGTCGAAATTACGTCAAGAGGGTCGAATATACGATGACATGACGTACAAAGTAATTTTAGAA gAGTTAAACAAGTACCGTGTGCATTGTGGGTCCTTGGTAAACTACGATTGGGTTAGCGTCCCCTTGGTGTACACACAG GTTGTAACGGTGGCGGTTTACATGTTTTTCGTATCGACGCTGCTCAGTCGGCAATACCTTGATCCGGATATGAACTACAGCGGGCATGAAGTTGACTTGTATGTGCCAATCTTTACCATCTGTcagtttttcttttatatggGATGGCTGAAA GTCGCCGAACAACTCATTAACCCTTTTGGGGAAGATGACGACGACTTTGAGGTAAACTGGTGCATTGACAGAAATTTAGAAATCTCCATGCTTGCTGTCGACCAAATGTATTCCAAACACCCTAAGCTTGAAAGGGATTTATACTGGGGTGTTCCTAATCCCGATGTTCCATACACAGCTGCATCTGCCAACCATAAAGTGGATCCCTTCATGGGTTCAACATTTGATATGAG ACTCGCCAAGGAAGATGTTCAAATTCCAGAAAATCGAATGGAAAGATTAGTCGAGCAGAGTGATTTAATG CAACAAACAAACGATGATAAGTCAAAGCAGATTTCGAAAAACGCATCAACAAACAATAAGTTCGATAATCTTCGCCTGCTGAGAAGAAGGTTTCAGTTTGATTCAGACACTACTCCACTTATGACACCGAACATCAACCCAACTTCGGAACAATCACCATCTGATTCAAGTGAGGACGAAGCAGGCTCCATGACGTCACCA GAAATAGGAAGGGATGATGACCAAAGTGCAAAAGAGgacattgttacgtcagaatCAGAAGACGAAACTGTCAATAAAGAAAGCGAAAAGGACGAACAAAAGTTACTTATTTCTGAGAAATCGGTTGACATTAGTTCAATGCAAAACATTGATAAGCTAGTTGTAAACAATGAGCTTCAAAAAGAAGAAGCAACTGTAGAGCCAGAGAAAAAACAACCGGTCAGAGACGAACGAAAAGTTAACGCCCTACCGAATACCACCACGCACAACAAATCAAGAAAAATTCCGAAAAAGCGAGTACCTCCTTTGCCAGGAGCAAAAGTTGGAGCCGAACagaaacatgttttaaaacctcCAGCGATTCACCGAATACCTGCGGACAGCGATAGAGAGAATGCACAGAAAAGAATTTATTTGGCAGCTAAAAGAAA GAGATCAAAGAACTTCGTCCCACCACACAGAAGGCAGCAGCAGAGAAGGGGATATAACAATAAGATATGGCTTGGACCAAGTCGCTTATTTCGTGATTCTATCGCTTCGCCAGACACCGGCTCCATGTTTAGCGAGACCGACGTTGCTTCAAATCCTGCTAATGATTCACCGTTCGGTTCACTCATGTCATTTGGTACTTCCATTCCATCGCCGAAGCAATTAAGGTGGGCATTCAGGTCCAGGACTCGAAACCTGGACGGAGAGGTAACCTCATTGACCTCCTCAATGCCCAGTCCATCAG GAAATGAAGGTGGCGGTACAGATATGATGCCATCTTTAAGCCGACCGCCCTTGCTTGAACTTCCTGCTTATCCAGCGGTTGTAACTGAACACATTGAGTCCAGGCGAGCGGCATTTCAAACTAATTCAAATGTTGCCACCGCCGAAATTGAACCAATGATGCCGTTTACCGACAACTTACGTCGAAGGTTACAGGTTTTGCCGAACCCGGGATCTCCTGCAGCGGGCTCGCCTTTGGCTAATCGAGTTTGGGATACACGTCCGGTTATGGAGAACAGTAACTTGCTTATGATTGCAGAAGAGTCGGTACGGCCAAGCTTTGATACAAGGAAAAGAAAAGAAGCTACTAAGTTGCCACCAACAGGTACTAACGCTATAGGAATTCGACAGCATCTGATCGACTTGACGTCAAAAATAGAACCTAAAAAGAAGATTGCAAATTTGAAATCAGAATCCGGAAACTCGAGCTCGAGTTCCGGTGAAAAACCACGCGGAAAACGAGCACGGAACCCGAACGAAGGACCTGAAGTAGACGTACGTGGTTTGCGGAGAAATAGTAACAGTTTCTGGAGCGTCATTAAAACttggaaaaacaaaagaaaagaaCGGAAACCTTCAGATGAACAACAGAAGTTTATGGCAGAAAATTCAGCAGTGACTGCTGGACCACCATTAGGATTATTCGTCAAACGAAGTTTATCAAAATCCGAAGAAGGGTTATGTGGTCGAAAAAACTCATCAATCACTACACCCTTTGACAGCATGGTAACTTGGGAAAACGAAATGAACTCTTCCTTTCATAAGTTTCAGCCAGGCATAGCAAGGCCTTCGTTTTTGCCGATTCATCCGTTCACCGACTCCAATAACAATAAAGAACCAGCGACATACGACGGTTACCCTCTCACTACACAACTATTTCTCCAGCCCTCTAAATCCGAGTCATGTCTTGACTCCAAATCAGTGTCTGCCCAACCCTCACCAAATGCTATGGCAGATACTTCACGGAAAACACAAGATGTTGATACAAAAGTTGGTGTCCACTATTGCGAGGCGTGCAGGGACGAACTTAAGTGCGTTAAGTCTAAAGAAGAAACGGAAGACCATCTAATCACCAttgataaacaaaatttagagGTGGTCAAAAATAAGGAAAAAGAAAGTGTGGCGGGGAacattatacaaaacaatgaacaagAACAAGATTTACTTGAGTTAAGTTCCGACGAAAAAAGCGAAAAGGGTGACGTTGATTCGACGTTGTGTTTGGAGAAAGAATCGGTAAACTGGGAAATTGGTTCCAATgagttagttttaaaaagcaaCGATTCCAGTTGTGCACATAAATTGAGATACCTTTCTGCTCGCTGTGGCACAGagaagttgttttttatttattccgccaaagtatttctattttcattttgtagtGATTTTAGAATATTATAG
- the LOC100183305 gene encoding 60S ribosomal protein L30 has translation MVKKQKKALENINSRLRLVMKSGKYNLGYRQTLRMLRQGKAKLVILASNCPSLRKSEIEYYAMLAKTGVHHYTGNNIELGTACGKYFRVCTLSITDPGDSDIIRSMPAPSAGAGTGGD, from the exons ATGGTCAAGAAACAG AAAAAGGCTTTGGAAAATATCAACTCCCGTCTTCGTCTTGTTATGAAGAGTGGTAAATACAACCTTGGATATCGACAAACACTTCGTATGTTGAGACAAGGCAAAGCAAAACTTGTCATCCTTGCCTCAAACTGTCCATCTTTGAG GAAATCTGAGATTGAGTACTACGCCATGCTGGCAAAAACTGGTGTCCACCATTACACTGGAAACAACATTGAGCTTGGCACAGCTTGTGGTAAATACTTCAGAGTGTGTACGCTGTCTATAACAGACCCAG GTGACAGTGACATCATTAGAAGCATGCCAGCTCCTTCTGCCGGTGCAGGAACTGGTGgcgattaa
- the LOC113474014 gene encoding eukaryotic translation initiation factor 2 subunit 1-like, translating into MAVSCRFYSEKFPEVEDVVMVNVQSIAEMGAYVRLLEYNNIEGMILLSELSRRRIRSINKLIRVGRDECVVVIRVDTEKGYIDLSKRRVSPEEAKKCENKYSKAKCVHSILRHTVELLHKAGVEVDFEDLFERTAWSFDKTYKRPNEKYPASYDSFKRAVDEPQILDELDITDTEKDVLLKNIKRRLTPQAMKIRSDVEVSCYAYEGVDAVKRALKKGLECASEEHNIKINLIAPPLYVLTTQSLDRNLGLEVLQKALDAIEETIKDADGTFNVKLAPKIVTDIDEIELQKELERLAVENEEVDGDDEPDEYEE; encoded by the coding sequence ATGGCGGTATCTTGTCGATTCTATTCTGAAAAGTTTCCAGAAGTTGAAGATGTGGTGATGGTGAATGTGCAATCTATTGCTGAGATGGGAGCTTATGTTCGCTTACTTGAGTACAACAATATAGAAGGAATGATCCTGTTGAGTGAATTGTCAAGAAGAAGAATTCGGTCGATTAATAAATTGATTCGTGTTGGAAGAGATGAATGTGTGGTCGTGATTAGAGTCGATACAGAGAAAGGATATATCGATCTTTCCAAGCGTCGTGTTTCGCCAGAAGAGGCAAAGAAATGCGAGAACAAATACTCCAAAGCAAAATGTGTGCACAGCATCTTACGCCACACTGTTGAACTTCTACATAAGGCAGGGGTGGAGGTAGATTTTGAAGATCTATTTGAGCGCACCGCTTGGAGCTTTGATAAAACCTATAAGCGTCCTAATGAGAAATACCCGGCTTCTTATGATAGTTTCAAACGAGCTGTTGATGAACCTCAGATTCTAGATGAGCTGGACATCACAGACACTGAGAAAGATGTTCTGCTGAAGAATATCAAACGAAGACTCACTCCACAAGCGATGAAGATTCGATCGGATGTGGAAGTTTCATGTTACGCATATGAAGGCGTGGATGCGGTCAAGCGAGCTTTGAAGAAAGGTCTAGAATGTGCAAGCGAAGAGCATAATATCAAGATAAACCTCATCGCCCCTCCACTCTATGTTCTCACAACTCAATCTCTGGACAGGAATCTTGGCTTGGAAGTTCTGCAGAAAGCACTGGATGCGATTGAGGAGACGATAAAAGATGCGGATGGGACTTTCAATGTTAAATTGGCTCCGAAAATTGTGACGGACATTGATGAGATTGAGTTGCAGAAAGAACTTGAACGACTCGCGGTTGAAAACGAGGAAGTTGACGGTGATGATGAACCAGATGAATATGAAGAATAA
- the syt1 gene encoding synaptotagmin isoform X1, which produces MSLFRKLVKRAEDSSTDPTSDAADAPTTTQPPAPGGDTPEDVLKGAIDNIYSKLPSWAWILIAIGAGLILLCVLYCCCKRCCCKKKKKKQEKKGLKNAIDLKSVKNMGDSYREKVQPDVDEVDIGEKEDEEEKKLGKLQFSLDYDFQQNNLAVGVIQAADLPGMDMGGTSDPYVKVFMLPDKKKKQETKVHRKTLNPVFNETFNFKVPYNEIGGKTLVFAVYDFDRFSKHDIIGEVRVPMNQVDLGTITEEWRDLTSAENDKENEKLGDICFSLRYVPTAGKLTVVILEAKNLKKMDVGGLSDPYVKITLMQGGKRLKKKKTTIKKNTLNPYFNESFSFEVPFEQIQKVALVVSVFDYDRMGKNDPIGKLVLGCNASGTELRHWSDMLASPRRPIAQWHTLQMAEEG; this is translated from the exons ATGTCCTTGTTTCGGAAGTTGGTAAAGAGAGCGGAAGACTCCTCTACTGATCCAACAAGTGATGCAGCGGATGCTCCGACAACAACACAACCTCCGGCACCAGGAGGAGATACTCCGGAGGATGTCTTGAAAGGAGCAATTGACAACATTTACTCAAAAC TTCCAAGTTGGGCATGGATTCTGATCGCAATTGGGGCAGGACTTATATTGTTATGTGTCCTATACTGTTGCTGTAAACGATGCTGCTgcaaaaagaagaagaaaaagcaGGAAAAGAAAGGCCTAAAGAACGCTATAGATCTCAAATCTGTAAAGAATATGGGTGACAGTTACAGAGAAAAA GTCCAACCTGACGTTGACGAAGTTGATATCGGTGAAAAAGAAGACGAAGAAGAGAAGAAATTGGGAAAGTTGCAATTTTCACTTGATTATGATTTCCAACAAAACAAT TTGGCTGTCGGGGTAATTCAAGCTGCGGATCTTCCTGGAATGGACATGGGAGGGACTTCGGATCCTTATGTCAAA GTATTCATGCTTCCTGACAAGAAGAAAAAGCAAGAAACCAAAGTCCATCGAAAAACATTGAACCCGGTTTTCAACGAAACATTCAATTTCAAg GTACCATACAATGAAATTGGTGGAAAAACTTTGGTTTTCGCCGTTTACGACTTTGATCGCTTCTCAAAACACGATATTATCGGTGAAGTGAGAGTCCCTATGAACCAAGTCGATCTTGGTACGATCACTGAAGAATGGAGAGACTTAACCAGTGCCGAAAACGACAAAGAAAAC GAAAAACTTGGAGACATTTGCTTTTCACTGAGGTATGTCCCTACAGCTGGTAAACTCACAGTCGTTATCTTGGAGGcgaaaaacttgaaaaagaTGGATGTTGGAGGATTATCGGATCCCTACGTGAAGATCACACTGATGCAg ggaggaaaacgtttaaagaagaaaaagacgACGATTAAAAAGAACACACTTAACCCCTACTTTAACGAGTCGTTTAGCTTTGAAGTCCCATTCGAACAAATACAG AAAGTTGCCTTGGTGGTGAGCGTCTTCGACTACGATAGGATGGGAAAGAATGATCCGATTGGAAAGCTAGTGCTCGGATGTAATGCCTCCGGTACCGAACTGCGACATTGGTCAGACATGTTGGCTTCGCCACGACGACCCATAGCGCAATGGCATACTCTGCAAATGGCGGAAGAAGGCTAG
- the syt1 gene encoding synaptotagmin (The RefSeq protein has 1 substitution, 2 frameshifts compared to this genomic sequence): protein MSLFRKLVKRAEDSSTDPTSDAADAPTTTQPPAPGGDTPEDVLKGAIDNIYSKLPSWAWILIAIGAGLILLCVLYCCCKRCCCKKKKKKQEKKGLKNAIDLKSVKNMGDSYREKVQPDVDEVDIGEKEDEKEKKLGKLQFSLDYDFQQNNLAVGVIQAADLPGMDMGGTSDPYVKVFMLPDKKKKQETKVHRKTLNPVFNETFNFKVPYNEIGGKTLVFAVYDFDRFSKHDIIGEVRVPMNQVDLGTITEEWRDLTSAENDKENEKLGDICFSLRYVPTAGKLTVVILEAKNLKKMDVGGLSDPYVKITLMQGGKRLKKKKTTIKRHT from the exons ATGTCCTTGTTTCGGAAGTTGGTAAAGAGAGCGGAAGACTCCTCTACTGATCCAACAAGTGATGCAGCGGATGCTCCGACAACAACACAACCTCCGGCACCAGGAGGAGATACTCCGGAGGATGTCTTGAAAGGAGCAATTGACAACATTTACTCAAAAC TTCCAAGTTGGGCATGGATTCTGATCGCAATTGGGGCAGGACTTATATTGTTATGTGTCCTATACTGTTGCTGTAAACGATGCTGCTgcaaaaagaagaagaaaaagcaGGAAAAGAAAGGCCTAAAGAACGCTATAGATCTCAAATCTGTAAAGAATATGGGTGACAGTTACAGAGAAAAA GTCCAACCTGACGTTGACGAAGTTGATATCGGTGAAAAAGAAGACGAAGAAGAGAAGAAATTGGGAAAGTTGCAATTTTCACTTGATTATGATTTCCAACAAAACAAT TTGGCTGTCGGGGTAATTCAAGCTGCGGATCTTCCTGGAATGGACATGGGAGGGACTTCGGATCCTTATGTCAAA GTATTCATGCTTCCTGACAAGAAGAAAAAGCAAGAAACCAAAGTCCATCGAAAAACATTGAACCCGGTTTTCAACGAAACATTCAATTTCAAg GTACCATACAATGAAATTGGTGGAAAAACTTTGGTTTTCGCCGTTTACGACTTTGATCGCTTCTCAAAACACGATATTATCGGTGAAGTGAGAGTCCCTATGAACCAAGTCGATCTTGGTACGATCACTGAAGAATGGAGAGACTTAACCAGTGCCGAAAACGACAAAGAAAAC GAAAAACTTGGAGACATTTGCTTTTCACTGAGGTATGTCCCTACAGCTGGTAAACTCACAGTCGTTATCTTGGAGGcgaaaaacttgaaaaagaTGGATGTTGGAGGATTATCGGATCCCTACGTGAAGATCACACTGATGCAg ggaggaaaacgtttaaagaagaaaaagacgACGAT AAAAAGA CACACTTAA
- the LOC100178584 gene encoding probable ATP-dependent RNA helicase DDX46, whose product MENGVPAEKPPGTAVEQASAEENGKPTEEKTKVRKDESKSRKRHRSRSRSRKRSRSKGRRSRSRNRSPRRKKSPSHKRRRSRERRSGSRDRRRKRSKERRSRRSRSKNKKRGRSESSSGSDSSDAKTTTVKPSSETTTTESTATTTTVNNGNIKVKDVKTSDSTTKVKTEKRKAERNEREKESRDKKDRRRSRSPERRRRSRSPHRRRRRSRSRERHRSRDRSRRSRSRRRSRSRGKDGKSKSGNDKDGRKTASKFSDVNPLSQDFEQAKLEDEMKKRRERVEKWRSEQKSSNTGDGNDEDDENKPRKIWSLEDDDDDEELDGDNENKMDAGDAEDQKMDVEKKKVEEEEEEVDPLDAFMMDLTQNKNDTNKSEKDGPQVSRITSVASKSNKGKVKGELMEGNMDAMEYSSEEEEESLDSAFSKFQTNRQQPKKLETTIDHSKIPYENFRKNFYVEVPELAALTTEQVEAMRFDMENIKIRGKSCPKPIQSWVQAGVSYKMLNALKKANYEKPTVIQAQAIPAIMSGHDLIGIAKTGSGKTVAFLLPMLRQIMDQRPLEDTEGPIAVIMTPTRELALQITKECKKFTKSLKLHVVCVYGGTGISEQIAELKRGAEIIVCTPGRMIDMLTVNNGRVTNLRRCTYLVLDEADRMFDMGFEPQVMHVINSCRPDRQTVLFSATFPRQMEALARRILNKPVEVQVGGRSVVCSDVKQQVLILTEEQKFLKLLELLGQYQEKGAVLVFVDKQERADYLLKELMDKSYSCMALHGGIDQYDRDSIISDFKRGVNQLLIATSVAARGLDVKNLILVVNFNCPNHYEDYVHRCGRTGRAGNKGFAYTFITQDQARYAGEIIKALELSLTKVPPDLEMLWNQFKEEQKAQGKSVKSNSGFTGRGFKFDETEYVIAKERKQIQKAALGLQDSDDDEAAEDIDEQIESMFNSKKIVKDVLGSISNATTAPGAGVNANKAKLDVAKRLASKINMQRNLGAGAQDVMQQAATALMKGGVFTGPKVSAKTIAEQMAEKINLKLNYVPQEKPDEEEDESKNSLKRYEEELEINDFPQTCRWKVTSKDTLVQISEYSEAGITIRGQYFPKGKQPGEEDRKLYLAIEAVSELAVQKAKNEVTRLIKEELIRLQNSYQPVNKSRYKVL is encoded by the exons ATGGAAAATGGAGTGCCTGCTGAGAAACCACCAGGGACTGCTGTGGAACAG GCATCTGCTGAGGAAAATGGAAAACCCACTGAAGAAAAAACGAAAGTAAGGAAAGATGAATCAAAATCTCGTAAAAGACATCGATCACGATCAAGAAGTCGTAAACGATCGAGATCAAAAGGACGAAGATCAAGATCTCGCAACAGATCACCGAGGCGCAAAAA AAGTCCTTCACATAAACGAAGACGATCAAGAGAAAGAAGATCGGGTTCAAGAgacagaagaagaaaaag ATCAAAAGAACGAAGATCACGTCGTTCCagaagtaaaaacaaaaaaagaggAAGAAGTGAAAGTTCTTCTGGTAGTGACAGCTCTGATGCTAAAACCACAACAG TTAAACCAAGCAGTGAAACTACAACAACAGAATCCACTGCAACAACTACTACTGTAAATAATGGAAATATTAAAGTGAAAGACGTTAAAACCAG tgaTTCAACTACGAAAGTAAAAACAGAAAAGAGGAAAGCTGAAAGAAATGAAAGAGAGAAGGAATCGAGAGATAAAAAAGACAgaag AAGATCACGATCACcagaaagaagaagaagatctCGTTCTCCTCATAGAAGAAGAAG GAGGTCGCGCTCACGTGAAAGACATCGATCACGTGACAGATCACGCCGCTCACGATCACGAAGAAG ATCTCGTTCTCGTGGTAAAGATGGAAAATCAAAAAGTGGAAATGATAAAGATGGAAGAAAAACCGCATCCAAGTTTAGTGATGTCAACccg tTATCGCAAGACTTCGAGCAAGCGAAGTTGGAAGATGAGATGAAGAAGCGAAGGGAGAGAGTTGAAAAGTGGAGGTCGGAGCAAAAGTCCTCCAATACTGGAGATGGGAACGATGAGGATGATGAGAATAAACCGAGAAAAATTTGGTCGCTTGAAGATGACGACGATGATGAAGAATTAG ATGGAGATAATGAGAACAAAATGGATGCAGGAGATGCTGAAGATCAGAAGATGGATGTTGAGAAGAAGAAAgttgaagaagaagaagaagaagttgaCCCTCTTGATGCTTTTATGATGGATTtgacacaaaacaaaaacgacacaaat AAATCTGAAAAAGATGGTCCCCAGGTAAGCAGAATAACTTCTGTTGCCTCAAAATCCAACAAAGGGAAAGTTAAAGGGGAATTAATGGAAGGAAATATGGATGCAATGGAA TATTCAtctgaagaagaagaagagtcGCTCGATTCAGCTTTCAGTAAATTCCAAACCAACCGACAACAACCAAAGAAGTTGGAAACCACAATCGATCATTCAAAGATTCCGTACGAAAATTTTCGCAAGAATTTTTATGTTGAG GTTCCAGAGCTTGCTGCTTTAACCACAGAGCAAGTTGAGGCGATGAGGTTTGACatggaaaacattaaaattcgAGGAAAAAGTTGTCCAAAGCCCATACAGTCATGGGTACAAGCTGGCGTTTCATACAAGATGTTAAATGCGCTGAAAAA AGCAAATTATGAGAAGCCGACCGTGATTCAAGCACAAGCAATACCAGCTATTATGTCCGGGCATGACTTGATAGGAATAGCAAAGACTGGGAGTGGAAAGACAGTTGCGTTCTTGCTGCCGATGCTTCGGCAAATTATGGATCAACGACCTCTTGAAGATACAGAAGGACCTATTG CTGTAATTATGACTCCAACTCGAGAGCTTGCGCTACAAATCACCAAGGAATGCAAGAAATTCACAAAATCTCTTAAACTTCATGTTGTTTGTGTGTATGGGGGAACTGGAATTTCAGAGcag atTGCTGAGTTGAAGAGAGGAGCCGAGATAATAGTTTGTACACCAGGAAGAATGATCGATATGTTGACTGTGAATAACG GTCGCGTTACAAACCTGAGAAGATGTACATACCTTGTACTTGATGAAGCGGACCGTATGTTTGATATGGGGTTTGAACCGcag GTGATGCACGTGATCAACTCTTGTCGACCGGACCGACAAACAGTTCTTTTTTCAGCGACATTTCCTCGCCAGATGGAGGCGCTAGCGAGACGTATATTGAACAAACCAGTCGAGGTACAAGTTGGAGGAAGGAGCGTGGTTTGTTCGGATGTCAAGCAACAAGTG TTGATTTTGACAGAGGAACAAAAATTCTTGAAACTTCTTGAGTTGCTTGGTCAATACCAGGAGAAAGGAGCAGTCTTGGTATTTGTTGATAAACAGGAACGAGCAGATTATCTTCTAAAGGAGTTAATGGACAAAAGTTATTCATGCATGGCTTTGCATGGAG GTATTGATCAATACGACCGAGATTCGATTATCAGCGATTTCAAGAGAGGAGTAAACCAACTGTTAATTGCGACATCTGTTGCCGCGAGAGGTCTCGACGTTAAAAATCTAATTCTTGTCGTAAACTTCAACTGCCCCAATCATTATGAGGATTATGTGCACAGATGTGGAAGAACTGGACGGGCAGGGAATAAG GGCTTTGCATACACCTTTATCACTCAAGATCAAGCTAGATACGCCGGTGAAATTATCAAAGCTCTCGAACTCAGCTTAACCAAAGTGCCTCCTGATCTTGAAATGTTATGGAACCAATTTAAAGAGGAACAAAAAGCG CAAGGAAAGTCAGTAAAATCCAACAGTGGTTTCACTGGACGGGGTTTCAAATTTGACGAAACAGAATATGTGATTGCtaaagaaagaaaacaaatccaGAAAGCTGCGTTGGGATTGCAGGACTCAGATGATGATGAGGCGGCGGAAGAT ATTGATGAGCAAATAGAATCCATGTTCAATAGCAAGAAGATTGTGAAAGATGTCCTCGGCTCTATCAGCAACGCAACTACTGCTCCTGGTGCTGGGGTTAATGCAAATAAAGCCAAGTTAGATGTTGCCAAGCGACTTGCATCTAAGATTAACATGCAGAGGAACCTGGGGGCTGGGGCTCAG GATGTTATGCAACAAGCAGCCACCGCATTAATGAAAGGTGGCGTCTTCACTGGACCCAAAGTTTCAGCCAAAACCATCGCAGAACAAATGGCCGAGAAAATCAACTTGAAGCTCAACTATGTACCACAG GAGAAACCAGATGAGGAGGAAGACGAATCAAAGAACTCGCTCAAGCGTTACGAGGAAGAATTAGAAATTAACGACTTCCCTCAG ACATGCAGATGGAAGGTTACCTCGAAGGACACTCTCGTTCAAATCAGTGAATATAGTGAAGCAGGAATTACCATTAGGGGGCAGTATTTCCCGAAAGGAAAGCAACCGGGTGAAGAAGATCGGAAACTTTATCTCGCTATCGAAG CGGTTTCTGAGCTTGCTGTACAAAAAGCAAAGAATGAAGTGACCCGGTTGATTAAAGAGGAGCTTATCCGACTC CAAAATTCTTACCAACCGGTCAACAAGAGCAGATACAAAGTTTTGTGA